A window of Sodalis praecaptivus genomic DNA:
CGGCCGGCGATCAACCATACTTTCTGGCGAATTTTTCATCAGACGTGCATAAATAGACGATGAATTCGATGAACGCAATAAATGCGGGAATGAAGGTCCAGCAGAACAGCAGGTAAAGCACCCCTTGCCCAATTTTGCCCAGATAAAATTTATGAACGCCAAGGCCACCCAGAAAAAACGCCAACAGCGCGGCGGCAATGCGGTTTTTACTGCCGATGACGCTAATGATGGCGCCACAGTGCGGGCAACTTCTTGCTGTTTCATGGATTTCCTTCCCACAGCCCCGGCAGTAAACATAATTTCCCATCGTCATAATCCTTATTGAGTTATTTTTTATTGCAAGACGTTATGCAAAAGCTTTGAGATATATTTTACTGCTCTCAACCATCTTTACAAGGCCCTGATCAACGACATCCCGCGGGCATCTTCAGCCTAATGTCAGCCCGACACCGCCTCCGATGCCGGTTGCCTCATGGCCGATGTGCCATAGTGAAATTTCCGCCATAGGTTTATTACTCACTTAACATTCGTCAAAACTCTATTGACGCTGGAAATGTGTTTCTTAAATGAAAAGGTCACGCTTCGCCAATGTCTGGAATAAACGCTATTCGCTATCGTTTTTTTCCAGTAACCTTTTTGCTGATGCATTCCAGTTTTATCACCTACGTTTCCCCGTCAATGATCATGAGGATTTTTATGCCTATTAAACAAGAAAAGATGAATAGAATTACCCTGTTAGCATTCAAAAAATTACAGTGCGCTATTTTACTCGAGCACTTCCACCAGCAAAGCCTTGAAAATCTTGCTCACCTCGACAAACAGAAAGTGATTCACCGTGCTTTGTTCTATTTAACACTTGAACTCATGCTATTCGATTATGCCGAGCCGAGCCGTGATAATTGGAATTATATAAATGGTGATAAATACGCACGTACATTCATCATAGCCCGGACAAACATCGATCCCGCCGCCGCATTGAGTTTGACCGCGCCTCAACTCATTTTCTTACTCTATCCCTATATTAATGACTATGATATCGATCTTAAATTAAAAGCACATCTGCAAAGTGAAATAACCCTGCTCTCGGGCTACCGAGGCGAAGACGCTCTGCCGTGGAGACCGTCGAAAGAATGGATCCCAGGCGTCATCTTTTCCTATTATCGTCAAGAAACTATCGTAACGTCTCCCCCTCAAGACGGCTGTTGTGGCACGACGGCGGAATCCTTGGCGCCAATTAGGGCGGACAAGAAAGACGCTGGGTCAAATGCTGAGCTGAAATAAGGGGCATTAGGATAAAGATGCGCGGAAAAGCGGCGCCTATGAGGGCATCACCCCTTCATTTCATCAGATCGCGGTAGATAAATTTCCCGCCTGTTTTTGCTCCAGCCTCAACCCCGGCTTTATCTGGCGAACAAAGGCGGTAAACGATAAAATCATGCCGAGATGGCGGGGCCAACGCGCTGCCAGCGCGCCAAACCGTTGCGTACCGCACCACGGCCATAAAAGACAGCGCCGGGCCATTACCCAAAACATAGGGTCTGCAACCCTTAAACGCTGCGTTAGGCGGCAAGCGCAGCCTCAACTTGGGCCTGGCATCGTCGTCGTATGCAATCGGCTTAACGCCGCATTTGCGCCCTGATTCACGTTATGTTGAGGGCAAGCGGATTTAGAAACGTTCGGCACGAGCGGCCACCCACAGGGGGAAACCGCATACAGCCAGCTAAATTACAGGTTAATCATATGAGTAGTGTAGGAATATTTTGCGGCTCCGCTAACGGCAATGATCCGGTTTACAGCAAAGCCGCCAGACAGGTCGGCCAGCGGTTAGCCGAACAGGGGGTGGGTATCGTCTACGGCGGGGGAAAGGTCGGACTGATGGGGGCCGTTGCTGACGCGGCGTTACAGTACGGCGGCGCTGTCATCGGGGTGATTCCGCAGTCGTTGGTCGCGCGTGAAATCGCCCATACCGGATTAACCCACCTTCACGTCGTCGCGAACATGCACGAACGAAAAATGAAAATGGCGGAGCTGGCGGATGCTTTTATCGCGCTGCCCGGCGGTGCCGGGACGCTGGAAGAGATATTCGAGCAATGGACATGGGCTCAGCTCGGGCTTCATGCCAAGCCCTGTGCCTTTTTTGATGTCGACGGTTTTTACCGCCCGCTGCAAGACATGATTCGTCAAATGGTCAGCAAAGGCTTCCTGAAAAAGAGCTATGAAGATATGCTCCTTTTTTCGGAAAATCTGTCGGAAATTACGGAATATTTCGCTGATTACCGCGCGCCAGACGTCAAATGGTCGAGATAAGAGAAAAGAACATGGCGGATGAAAAAGTAATCCATATCGCTGCGGCGGTAATCACTGACCCGTTGGGCCGCGTATTGCTGGTGAGGAAACGGAATACGGCCTTTTTTATGCAGCCGGGGGGCAAAATCGAGGCGGGCGAGCGGCCGGCAACGGCGTTGGTGCGTGAACTGCATGAGGAGCTTCAGATGCAGGTTGCCGAGCAGGACGCCGCTTTTCTCGGGCAATTCACCGATATCGCCGCCAACGAACCCGGCTACAGGCTGATTGCGGATGTTTTTGCCGTGCCGGCACCCACCCATATCGTCACGGCCTCCGCGGAGATAGAAGACGTTATTTGGCTCAGTCCATCAGCCAGTGAAGGTGTTCCGCTGGCGCCCCTTACTCGGAAGCAACTTCTACCTTTGCTAATGGAAGCGAAGACGCCGATTAACCCCTGAGCCCGTCGGCACCGCTTTTGCGTCAGGATGCGGGTGCATCTGCCACAATAAAAAAAAACCCCGCTGATGAGGCGGGGAAGACAGGGATGGTGTCTATGGCAAGGAAAAAAAGTGAATCTTTATTCATTTACTGCTGGCTTCTGGGCAGAAGTCGAAATCCTGTCCGCCATCTGCAACTTTAAATCATTGATCCGCTGCAGATGCTTTTGCTCTAGAATCTGTTGCTGTTCCGGCGTAAGCAAGTTATACATTTGGTTGCGCACCCGAGCCATTTCAACCTGACGAGCAACCTGCTCCTGGGCCATTTTTTCCGTTTGTTCCCTAACGGCGGCCTCGTCAAAAGTTTTAGCGGTCACCAGCGTATGCAGGCGTTCCATTTCGCTAATATTGATGCGGGGCGTATCGCGACTTGCGAGGCTCATGAGATCCCGCAACTGCTGCCGCTGCTGTTCCGTAAGCTTAACGCCATCGAACATGCTGTAATGGCTATCCTGTATCCGGTGCGTAAGGGCATCCTGTTGCCAATTTTCCAAAGTATTCTTTTCAGCGGCTACAGTATTAACAGAGACCAGCGTGGCGGCGATGAACAAGAGGATGTATTTGTGCATCCCGGCCCCCTTGGCATGTTTCTTTGTCGCTATATGATGGAAGTTAGTTTACCCAAGCCGCTGCAAACATGCGTCAGGCGGTGTAAAGCTACGTAAAGTCATGGATTGGAAGGGATTGATGACGTATTTTGCGTCAGGAGGTGAATAAAATGAATAAAATCCTTTTGGTTGATGATGACCGCGAATTAACGTCGTTGTTGAAGGAACTATTGGAAATGGAAGGCTTTAACGTCCAGGTAGCCCATGACGGGGAACAGGCGTTGAGCCAGTTGGACAGTTCCATTGACTTATTGCTTCTTGATGTGATGATGCCGCGCAAGAATGGCATTGACACCCTAAAAGAGCTGCGTCAGCAGCATCAGACGCCGGTGATTATGCTGACCGCCCGCGGCAGCGAGCTGGATCGCGTTTTGGGCCTGGAGTTGGGGGCGGATGATTATCTGCCCAAACCGTTTAACGATCGCGAATTGGTGGCGCGCATACGGGCAATTCTGCGCCGCTCGCACTGGACGGAGCAACAGCAGACCGGCGAGGCGGGCACCCCGTCCCTTGAGGTGGATTTTCTGCGCCTGAATCCGGGCCGGCAGGAGGCGACCTTCGACGGTACGCCGCTGGAATTGACCGGAACCGAATTCACTTTGCTGTATTTGTTGGCGCAGCATCTGGGCCAGGTCGTGTCGCGCGAGCATTTAAGCCAGGAGGTCCTGGGCAAACGATTGACGCCGTTTGACCGGGCGATTGATATGCATATTTCCAATTTGCGTCGCAAGCTGCCGGAACGCAAAGACGGGCATCCCTGGTTCAAAACGCTGCGCGGCCGGGGCTATTTGATGGTATCCGCTGCATGATCAATAGTTTGACCGCACGCATATTCGCCATATTTTGGTTGACCCTTGCCCTGGTGCTTATGTTGGTGCTTATGGTGCCCAAGCTGGACTCTCGCCAGATGACGCAGTTGCTCGACAGCGAGCAGCGTCAGGGCGTGATGTTGCAACAGCATGTGGAGGCGGAGCTGGCCGCCGATCCGGCTAACGATTTGATGTGGTGGCGCCGGCTGTTCCGCGCCATCGATAAATGGGCGCCGCCCGGCCAGCGTTTGATTTTGGTGACCAGCGAAGGACGGGTCATCGGCGCCCAGCGCAACGAGATGCAGATCATCCGCAATTTCATCGGCCAATCTGACAATGCCGATCATCCTCAGAAGAAAAAATATGGCCGCGCGGAACTGGTGGGGCCTTTCGCCATTCGCGACGGCGAGGACAATTATCAGCTTTACCAGATTCGTCCGGCCGGCAGCGCCCAGTCGGACTTTATTAGCCTGCTGTTCGATCGCCCGCTGCTCTTGCTGATTGTCACCATGCTTATCAGCATCCCGCTGCTGTTATGGCTGGCCTGGAGCCTGGCCAAACCGGCGCGTAAACTGAAGCATGCCGCCGATGAAGTGGCGCGCGGCAATCTGCGCCAGCATCCTGAGCTGGAAGCGGGGCCGCAGGAATTCTTGGCGACCGGCGTCAGTTTTAATCAGATGGTCAGCGCGCTGGAGCGCATGGTGACCGCCCAGCAGCGTTTGCTGTCCGACATCTCTCATGAGCTGCGCACGCCGTTAACCCGACTACAGCTGGCCACCGCGCTGATGCGCCGGCGGCACGGCGAAGGGCATGAACTCGCGCGCATCGAGACCGAGGCGCAGCGGCTCGACTCAATGATTAACGATCTGCTGGTGCTGTCCCGCAATCAGCATAAAAACGAGCTATCGCGTGAGGTGTTGAAGGCCAACGATCTATGGTCGGATGTGCTGAGCGACGCCCAGTTTGAAGCGGAGCAAATGGGCAAAAGCCTTGAGCTGACTTCGCCACCGGGCAACTGGACGCTGATGGGGAATCCTTCCGCGCTGGACAGCGCGCTGGAGAATATCGTGCGCAACGCCCTGCGTTACTCGCACCAGCGCATCTCGGTCGGGTTTAGCGCCGATCAACAAGGCATCACCATTACCGTGGACGATGACGGCCCCGGCGTCAGCGAGGATGACCGCGAGCAGATTTTCCGACCGTTCTACCGCACCGATGAAGCGCGAGACCGCGAGTCCGGCGGCACCGGCCTGGGGCTGGCGATAGTCGAAACCGCCGTTATGCAGCACCGCGGCTGGGTAAAGGCCGAGGACAGCCCGCTCGGAGGGCTGCGGCTGATTATCTGGCTCCCCCTTTTGCCCCAGCGCTGAGGGCGCTCAGGCGCGGGCTTCTGACCGTGGGCGGCGGCATGTCCGCCGCCGTTCGCCGGGGGGCTTTCCCTGGCGCGACAGGAAGAGGCAACCGCGCGCCGCTGCCCCCCCAGCGTCCCGCGCTTTTCCTGGCGCCACAGGAAGAGGCGGCGGGAGCGAACTATTTTTGCTATTCTGCGCCCTGCTTAAGGGGGCATCATGCTGAACATTGTGTTATACCAACCGGAAATACCGCCCAACACCGGCAACATCATTCGCCTGTGCGCGAACACCGGTTTTCACCTTCACCTCATTGAACCGCTGGGATTTACCTGGGACGACAAGCGCCTACGCCGTGCGGGGCTGGATTATCATGAATTCGCCGCGATTCAGCATCATCGAGATTACGCCGCCTTCCTGGCGCAGGCGCAGCCGACGCGGCTGTTTGCGCTAACGACCAAGGGCCAGCCGGCGCACAGCGCGGTAAGCTATCAGGCTGGAGACTATTTGTTGTTCGGGCCGGAAACCCGCGGGCTGCCGCCGTCGATTCTTGACGCGCTGCCCATGTCGCAGAAAATCCGCATTCCGATGCAGCCGGACAGCCGCAGCATGAACCTGTCCAATGCGGTGTCGGTCGTGGTGTACGAGGCCTGGCGCCAGCTGGACTACGCCGGCGCACGGCAATAAACGCCGTCAGATGCCGTCGCCGAATTCAAAACCGGGGCTGCTGAAAGACTGATCCATCTCCTCCGACGGCCGGTCGCTGTCCGGTCTGCCCACCACCCGTGCCGGTACGCCGGCGGCGGTGGTATGGGCCGGTACCGCGCGCAAGACGACCGAACCGGCGCCGATTTTCGCCCCCCGCCCTACCTCGATATTGCCGAGGATGGTGGCGCCGGCACCGATCATCACCCCTTCGCGGATCTTGGGGTGGCGATCGCCGCTGGTCTTGCCCGTGCCGCCGAGCGTAACGGATTGCAGAATGGAAACATCATCTTCCACCACCGCGGTTTCGCCAATGACGATCCCCGTGGCGTGGTCGAGCATAATGCCGCAGCCGATGCAGGCCGCAGGATGTATATCCACGCCAAAGGAGACGGAAATCTGATTTTGAAAATAAATCGCCAGCGCCTGGCGGTTTTGATACCACAGCCAATGGCCGATACGGTAAGCCTGTAGGGCGTGGAATCCCTTAAGATACAGCAGCGGCGTGGAATATTTATCCACCGCCGGGTCGCGCAACCGCACCGCATGGATGTCGCGCGCGGCGGAGAATATCATGCCCGGATCGGCGCCGTAGGCCTCCTCCACCACCTCACGAATGGCGATGGCCGGCATGATGGGATTGCTAAGTTTATTGGCCAGCATATAGCTCAATGCACTGCCCAGGTTTTCATGCTTTAGCAGGGTAGCGTGAAAAAAACTGGCCAGCATGGGTTCACAATCGGCCAGCAATCGCGCTTCAGCTTTAATGTTATTCCATACAAGTTCCAATTCTTCTGTCGACATACCGCCCGCCTTTTTCTTCTGTTGCTGGGTGACCGACCTTAGCCGCCGGCCCTTTCATCTTTCTGCGCGCGGCCCAGCAGCGTCAGCGCCGCCTGATGCGCGTTTTTGTTCTGATACAGCACCTGATAAATCTGTTCGGTAATGGGCATCTCCACCCCGTAACGGTTGGCCAGCGCCAATACCTCCTTGGTATTGCGGTAGCCCTCCACCACTTGCCCAATCTTTTCCTGCGCGTCCTCGACGCCGGCGCCCTGCCCCAGCAGCATGCCGAAACGGCGATTGCGCGACTGATTGTCGGTACAGGTAAGCACCAAATCCCCCAGCCCCGCCATGCCCATGAAGGTGCCGGGCTCGGCGCCCATCGCCGCGCCAAGGCGCGACATTTCCGCCAGACCGCGAGTGATCAATGCGGTGCGCGCGTTAGCGCCGAAACCGATGCCGTCGGAGATGCCGGCGCCGATGGCAATAACGTTCTTCACCGCGCCACCGAGCTGAACGCCAATGAGGTCGGGATTATTGTAAACCCGAAAACTTTTACCGCAGTGTAACAACCGCTGTAAATCGGCGCTGAACGTAGCGTCGGTGGCGGCCAATGCGATGGCGGTGGGCAGACCGGCCGCCAATTCGCGCGCGAATGTCGGCCCCGACACAACCGCCAGCGGTATCTCGTCGCCCAGCACCTCCCGCGCCACCTCCTGCAATAGCCGCCCGGTCTCCGCCTCCAGTCCCTTGGTAGCCCAGACAATGCGCGCATCCTGCCGCAGATGCGGTTTGAGTTGCGTTAGCACGCTGCCAAATACGTGGCTCGGGACAACAATCAGCACATCGCGGCCGGCGGCCAGCGCCGTCGGCAGCGAGGCTTCCAGGCGTAGCGTCGGCGGAAAGGGCACATCGGGCAAAAAAGCCTGATTGCAGCGCGCCACCTCCAGCGCCTGGATATGGGCCGGATCGTGCCCCCACAGCAACACCTCATGACCGTTACGCGCCAGGGTGATAGCCAGGGCCGTACCGTAAGAGCCGGCACCGATAACAATCATTGAAGCATCGCCAGGCATAATCAGGCGTCCTGAGCCGGCTGGCTGCCTTCGCCGTCGGCCTGCTGCTGCAGGTAGTTCATGAACAGCGCGTCAAAGTTGACCGGCGCCAGGTTCAGCTGCGGGAAGGTACCGCGGGACACCTGACTGGTGATGCACTCGCGGGCGTAGGGGAACAAAATGTTCGGGCAGTAGGCGCCGAGGCAATGCGCCATTTGGGTGCCGTCAATGCCGGAGATGGTAAAGATGCCCGCCTGCTGGACTTCGCATAAAAACGCGGTGTCGTCCCCCAGCGTCGCCGTCACGGTGACCCGCAGCACGACTTCATAAATCTCTTCCGCCAGCTGGCTGGACGCGGTATCAAGATCCAGTTTGATTTCAGGCTGCCACTCCTGCTGGAACACCTTGGGCGCGTTCGGCGCTTCAAACGAAACATCCTTGGTGTAAATGCGCTGAATCTGAAACGCCATCTCGGTATTATTTTGTTCTGACATTGAAAAACCCTTTGGTTAACGTGCCGGGTATGGGCGCCAAGGCGCCCGCCCCGTGGTTTCTGTTTATTTAAGCAGGGGATCCAGGCCGCCGCGCGCATCAAGCGCGTGCAGATCATCGCAGCCGCCCACATGCTTGCCATCAATAAAAATCTGCGGCACCGTGGTGCGGCCGCTGCGCTTAATCATCTCTTCTCGCAGATCCACGTCGCCATCGATGGGGATTTCCTGAAACGGCACCTGTTTGCGGGTGAATAACGCTTTAGCGCGATGGCAATAGGGGCAGGTTGCTTTGGTATAAATTTCGATATTGGCCATGGTCTTCCCTTCTTAATGGAAAAAGAGTTATTTACCCCGGACCAGCGGTAAATTTTCCCCGCTCCAGCCGGATATGCCTTCTTTAAGCACATAAACCCTCTCAAAGCCGGCTTTGATCAGGTTTTGCGCCGGATCGCGCGAGGTGGTGCCGCTGGCGCAAACGACAATGACCGGTTTACCCTTCGCTTTCTCCAGCTCGCCCAGATTGCCGGATTTGATGTCCGACGCCGCCAGATTCAGGCTATTGGCAATATGCCCTTTACGGTAATCATCGCGGTTGCGCAGATCAACAATCACCGCGTCTTCCTTGTTGATCAGGCGGATAGCTTCACCGCGGGCGATGTCGCCCACTTTGGAAAACCGGCTTTGGAAAGTGGTAAAAATTACGGCACCCAAAAGGACCACCCACGCTAAACTAAGCATGGGATGGTTGCCGACAAATTGCATAATTTCTTGCATGGGGTGAAAAGACTCCCGTTAGTAAATGTCCACACGTCAAAGCATTCGAGTATACCCTCGCCGTCGGGCAAATTCAGCCAATATACCGATACATCGCCAAGAAACTGACGGCAATGCGCGTCTCGACGCAAAAATCTCGGATGAAACCGATGCCAAAGCGCTAATAGATGACTGGTAAGCCGCTGTTCAACGTGAAATAATCGCCGCCATGAGGGAAAAAGCACCGTTGAAAAATTCATATCCTATGCGCGCCGGCGATCGGCAGCGCGCCACAGGATTCAGGTATCGTCTCTGCGCCGGCATGCTTTACGCCGGCGCACTGCTGTTGCCTGTCGCCGGCCACGCCGCGGATAACAAACAGCAGCTTGAAACGGTGCAACAATCTATTCTCGCCAAAGAAAAAAGCGTACAGCAACAGCAAAAACAGCGCTCCGCTTTGCTCGGCCAACTCAAGCAGCAAGAGCAGTCCATCGCCCGCTCCTCCCGCGCCCTGCGGGATACCCAGCGCACGCTGGAGACGCTGAACCGCGACATCGATCGGCTGACGCGCTCCATACGCCAGTTGCAGGACCGTCAGGCCGCGCAGCAGAAATTGCTGGCGCAGCAGTTGGACGCCGCTTTTCGCCAGGGGCAGCATTCCGGGCTACAGTTGATCCTCAGCAACGAGGAGAGCCTGCGCAGTGAACGCATTCTGGCCTATTTCAGCTACCTTAACGAAGCGCGCGCGAAAACCATTAATGATCTGCGCCAGACCCGTACCGACCTCGCGGCGCAAAAGCGCGAACAGCAGCAGAAACAACAGCAGCAACAGCAGGTGTTGCAGCAGCAACAACAGCAACAGCAAACGTTGCAAAGCGCCCGCGCCGCGCGTCAGAAAACCTTGAGCGGCCTGAATTCGTCTATCGCGGAAGATAAGCAGCGTCTGGCGGAGCTGCACCAAAACGAGGCGCGACTGCGCGATACCATCGCCCGCGCGGAGCGCGAAGCCAAGGCCCGCGCCGAGCGCGAAGCGCGGGAAGCGCAGCGGGTGCGTGACCGGGAAGCGCAGGCGAAAAGCCGCGGCAGCAGTTATAAACCCAGCGCAAGCGAGCGGGCGCTGGTCGCCCGTACCGGCGGTCTCGGTCGTCCGGCGGGACAAGATCTCTGGCCGGTGCGGGGCCGCACGCTGCACAGCTTCGGCGAGCCTCAGCAGGGAGAACTGCGTTATAAAGGGTTGGTGATTGCGGCGCCGGAAGGCAGCGAGGTGAAAGCCATCGCCGCCGGCAGGGTACTGATGGCCGACTGGTTGCAAGGTTATGGGCTGATGGTCGTAATAGAACACGGCAAGGGCGATATGAGCCTGTATGGTTATAACCAGAGCGCGCTGGTCAACGTCGGCGACCAGGTCAAGGCCGGGCAACCTATCGCTCTGGTCGGCGCCAGCGGCGGCCAGGGCACGCCGTCGCTTTATTTTGAAATTCGCCGCCAGGGCCAGGCGGTCAATCCCATACCCTGGTTAGGAAGGTAGTTTGTCGATTAAAACGTTCAGCACCGCGATAGTCACTCTTCTGCTGGCAAGCGCTGCGGCACAGGCCGGGAAATTGGCCATCGTCATAGATGATTTCGGTTACCGGCCCGCGACCGAAAATCAGGTATTGGCCATGCCGGTCAATATTTCCATCGCGGTGCTGCCCGATGCGCCCTATGCCCATGCGATGGCGGTGAAAGCCCACCAGCAGGGACGCGAAATCCTGATACATTTGCCGATGGCGCCGTTGAGCAAACAGCCTTTGGAGCGCAATACGCTTACGCCGGCGATGAGCCGCGAACAAGTGGCGGACATCATTCACCA
This region includes:
- the envC gene encoding murein hydrolase activator EnvC, producing the protein MRAGDRQRATGFRYRLCAGMLYAGALLLPVAGHAADNKQQLETVQQSILAKEKSVQQQQKQRSALLGQLKQQEQSIARSSRALRDTQRTLETLNRDIDRLTRSIRQLQDRQAAQQKLLAQQLDAAFRQGQHSGLQLILSNEESLRSERILAYFSYLNEARAKTINDLRQTRTDLAAQKREQQQKQQQQQQVLQQQQQQQQTLQSARAARQKTLSGLNSSIAEDKQRLAELHQNEARLRDTIARAEREAKARAEREAREAQRVRDREAQAKSRGSSYKPSASERALVARTGGLGRPAGQDLWPVRGRTLHSFGEPQQGELRYKGLVIAAPEGSEVKAIAAGRVLMADWLQGYGLMVVIEHGKGDMSLYGYNQSALVNVGDQVKAGQPIALVGASGGQGTPSLYFEIRRQGQAVNPIPWLGR
- a CDS encoding TIGR00730 family Rossman fold protein, with the translated sequence MSSVGIFCGSANGNDPVYSKAARQVGQRLAEQGVGIVYGGGKVGLMGAVADAALQYGGAVIGVIPQSLVAREIAHTGLTHLHVVANMHERKMKMAELADAFIALPGGAGTLEEIFEQWTWAQLGLHAKPCAFFDVDGFYRPLQDMIRQMVSKGFLKKSYEDMLLFSENLSEITEYFADYRAPDVKWSR
- the trmL gene encoding tRNA (uridine(34)/cytosine(34)/5-carboxymethylaminomethyluridine(34)-2'-O)-methyltransferase TrmL; protein product: MLNIVLYQPEIPPNTGNIIRLCANTGFHLHLIEPLGFTWDDKRLRRAGLDYHEFAAIQHHRDYAAFLAQAQPTRLFALTTKGQPAHSAVSYQAGDYLLFGPETRGLPPSILDALPMSQKIRIPMQPDSRSMNLSNAVSVVVYEAWRQLDYAGARQ
- the cpxA gene encoding envelope stress sensor histidine kinase CpxA produces the protein MINSLTARIFAIFWLTLALVLMLVLMVPKLDSRQMTQLLDSEQRQGVMLQQHVEAELAADPANDLMWWRRLFRAIDKWAPPGQRLILVTSEGRVIGAQRNEMQIIRNFIGQSDNADHPQKKKYGRAELVGPFAIRDGEDNYQLYQIRPAGSAQSDFISLLFDRPLLLLIVTMLISIPLLLWLAWSLAKPARKLKHAADEVARGNLRQHPELEAGPQEFLATGVSFNQMVSALERMVTAQQRLLSDISHELRTPLTRLQLATALMRRRHGEGHELARIETEAQRLDSMINDLLVLSRNQHKNELSREVLKANDLWSDVLSDAQFEAEQMGKSLELTSPPGNWTLMGNPSALDSALENIVRNALRYSHQRISVGFSADQQGITITVDDDGPGVSEDDREQIFRPFYRTDEARDRESGGTGLGLAIVETAVMQHRGWVKAEDSPLGGLRLIIWLPLLPQR
- the gpsA gene encoding NAD(P)H-dependent glycerol-3-phosphate dehydrogenase, whose product is MPGDASMIVIGAGSYGTALAITLARNGHEVLLWGHDPAHIQALEVARCNQAFLPDVPFPPTLRLEASLPTALAAGRDVLIVVPSHVFGSVLTQLKPHLRQDARIVWATKGLEAETGRLLQEVAREVLGDEIPLAVVSGPTFARELAAGLPTAIALAATDATFSADLQRLLHCGKSFRVYNNPDLIGVQLGGAVKNVIAIGAGISDGIGFGANARTALITRGLAEMSRLGAAMGAEPGTFMGMAGLGDLVLTCTDNQSRNRRFGMLLGQGAGVEDAQEKIGQVVEGYRNTKEVLALANRYGVEMPITEQIYQVLYQNKNAHQAALTLLGRAQKDERAGG
- the secB gene encoding protein-export chaperone SecB codes for the protein MSEQNNTEMAFQIQRIYTKDVSFEAPNAPKVFQQEWQPEIKLDLDTASSQLAEEIYEVVLRVTVTATLGDDTAFLCEVQQAGIFTISGIDGTQMAHCLGAYCPNILFPYARECITSQVSRGTFPQLNLAPVNFDALFMNYLQQQADGEGSQPAQDA
- a CDS encoding TM2 domain-containing protein, which produces MGNYVYCRGCGKEIHETARSCPHCGAIISVIGSKNRIAAALLAFFLGGLGVHKFYLGKIGQGVLYLLFCWTFIPAFIAFIEFIVYLCTSDEKFARKYG
- the grxC gene encoding glutaredoxin 3 is translated as MANIEIYTKATCPYCHRAKALFTRKQVPFQEIPIDGDVDLREEMIKRSGRTTVPQIFIDGKHVGGCDDLHALDARGGLDPLLK
- a CDS encoding NUDIX hydrolase, which encodes MADEKVIHIAAAVITDPLGRVLLVRKRNTAFFMQPGGKIEAGERPATALVRELHEELQMQVAEQDAAFLGQFTDIAANEPGYRLIADVFAVPAPTHIVTASAEIEDVIWLSPSASEGVPLAPLTRKQLLPLLMEAKTPINP
- the cpxR gene encoding envelope stress response regulator transcription factor CpxR, which encodes MNKILLVDDDRELTSLLKELLEMEGFNVQVAHDGEQALSQLDSSIDLLLLDVMMPRKNGIDTLKELRQQHQTPVIMLTARGSELDRVLGLELGADDYLPKPFNDRELVARIRAILRRSHWTEQQQTGEAGTPSLEVDFLRLNPGRQEATFDGTPLELTGTEFTLLYLLAQHLGQVVSREHLSQEVLGKRLTPFDRAIDMHISNLRRKLPERKDGHPWFKTLRGRGYLMVSAA
- a CDS encoding rhodanese-like domain-containing protein, with product MQEIMQFVGNHPMLSLAWVVLLGAVIFTTFQSRFSKVGDIARGEAIRLINKEDAVIVDLRNRDDYRKGHIANSLNLAASDIKSGNLGELEKAKGKPVIVVCASGTTSRDPAQNLIKAGFERVYVLKEGISGWSGENLPLVRGK
- the cysE gene encoding serine O-acetyltransferase produces the protein MSTEELELVWNNIKAEARLLADCEPMLASFFHATLLKHENLGSALSYMLANKLSNPIMPAIAIREVVEEAYGADPGMIFSAARDIHAVRLRDPAVDKYSTPLLYLKGFHALQAYRIGHWLWYQNRQALAIYFQNQISVSFGVDIHPAACIGCGIMLDHATGIVIGETAVVEDDVSILQSVTLGGTGKTSGDRHPKIREGVMIGAGATILGNIEVGRGAKIGAGSVVLRAVPAHTTAAGVPARVVGRPDSDRPSEEMDQSFSSPGFEFGDGI
- the cpxP gene encoding cell-envelope stress modulator CpxP, producing the protein MHKYILLFIAATLVSVNTVAAEKNTLENWQQDALTHRIQDSHYSMFDGVKLTEQQRQQLRDLMSLASRDTPRINISEMERLHTLVTAKTFDEAAVREQTEKMAQEQVARQVEMARVRNQMYNLLTPEQQQILEQKHLQRINDLKLQMADRISTSAQKPAVNE